In Streptomyces sp. SLBN-118, the following are encoded in one genomic region:
- a CDS encoding TetR/AcrR family transcriptional regulator, producing MARMPSAERRRQLIEGAIRAMTRDGVSRTTTRSIAAEAGLSLSVFHYCFDSKQDLIESVMAAITEHSVALVKEAIRPKATLRETIRAGFQAYWDHVSANPGEHMLTYELTQYALRRPGFEQLARRQYALYCDTYCELIEQLCQSMKFELRVPVPVLARYLAAMTDGLTLNFLVLGDDKASADILDMITDHVTGLVCAEVRPTAREDIDH from the coding sequence ATGGCACGCATGCCGTCGGCCGAGCGGCGCCGGCAGCTGATCGAGGGAGCCATCCGTGCGATGACCCGCGACGGCGTCTCCCGGACGACGACCCGGTCCATCGCCGCCGAGGCGGGGCTGTCGCTGAGCGTCTTCCACTACTGCTTCGACTCCAAGCAGGACCTGATCGAGTCCGTCATGGCGGCGATCACCGAACACTCGGTCGCCTTGGTGAAGGAAGCGATACGGCCGAAGGCCACCCTCCGGGAGACCATCAGGGCCGGTTTCCAGGCCTATTGGGACCATGTGTCCGCCAACCCCGGCGAGCACATGCTCACATACGAACTCACCCAGTACGCCCTGCGCCGGCCGGGGTTCGAGCAGTTGGCCCGGCGGCAGTACGCGCTGTACTGCGACACCTACTGCGAACTCATCGAACAGCTCTGTCAGAGCATGAAGTTCGAGCTCCGCGTACCCGTCCCCGTGCTGGCCCGCTATCTGGCAGCCATGACGGACGGGCTGACCCTGAACTTCCTCGTCCTCGGCGATGACAAAGCCTCGGCAGACATCCTCGACATGATCACCGACCATGTCACCGGCCTTGTGTGCGCCGAAGTCCGACCGACCGCACGGGAGGACATCGACCACTGA